Proteins from a genomic interval of Bradyrhizobium sp. CCGB01:
- a CDS encoding MBL fold metallo-hydrolase, whose amino-acid sequence MTEQNDTQQSAQDSSQAKAGAIIVPVTLFEQNCTIIWDEPSKKAVVIDPGGDVPKILDAIKQTGVTVEKIWLTHGHIDHVGGAADLRDALKVPIEGPHVADKFLLDNVVESGARFGMTGGRNFEPDRWLDEGDSVSIGGLQFDIFHCPGHSPGSVVFFNKELRFAHVGDVLFAGSVGRTDLPGGSHATLINSIKTKLLPLGDDVGFICGHGAGSSIGQERMTNPFITGEV is encoded by the coding sequence ATGACCGAGCAAAATGACACCCAGCAATCCGCGCAGGACTCCTCGCAAGCCAAGGCCGGCGCGATCATCGTCCCCGTGACGCTGTTCGAGCAGAACTGCACCATCATCTGGGACGAGCCCAGCAAGAAGGCCGTGGTGATCGATCCCGGCGGCGACGTGCCGAAGATCCTGGACGCGATCAAGCAGACCGGCGTCACCGTGGAGAAGATCTGGCTGACCCACGGCCATATCGACCATGTCGGCGGCGCGGCCGATCTGCGCGATGCGCTGAAGGTGCCGATCGAGGGCCCGCATGTCGCCGACAAATTCCTGCTCGACAACGTGGTCGAGAGCGGCGCGCGCTTCGGCATGACCGGCGGGCGCAATTTCGAGCCGGACCGCTGGCTCGACGAAGGCGACAGCGTGTCGATCGGCGGCTTGCAGTTCGACATTTTCCACTGCCCGGGCCACTCGCCCGGCAGCGTGGTGTTCTTCAACAAGGAACTGCGCTTTGCCCATGTCGGCGACGTCTTGTTCGCCGGCTCGGTCGGCCGCACCGATTTGCCCGGCGGCAGTCACGCCACGCTGATCAATTCGATCAAGACGAAGCTGCTGCCGCTCGGCGACGATGTCGGCTTCATCTGCGGCCACGGCGCCGGCTCGAGCATCGGCCAGGAGCGGATGACCAATCCGTTCATCACCGGCGAGGTGTGA
- a CDS encoding helix-turn-helix domain-containing protein, which translates to MAKAIPARSCPVAAFQKMISGKYKLRIVWDLKDGPRRYGEIRSGLLRGTEGSAEITPRVLSRELKALTQSGLIDRKDFGEVPPKVEYRLTRKGKSFVPVVAAIREWGERNLGDVAALADAAE; encoded by the coding sequence ATGGCAAAGGCGATCCCGGCGCGCAGCTGTCCGGTTGCGGCCTTTCAGAAGATGATCAGCGGCAAGTACAAGCTCCGCATCGTCTGGGACCTCAAGGACGGCCCGCGCCGCTACGGCGAGATCCGCAGCGGGCTGCTGCGCGGCACAGAGGGCAGCGCCGAAATCACCCCGCGCGTGCTCAGCCGCGAATTGAAGGCGCTGACGCAGAGCGGCCTGATCGATCGCAAGGATTTCGGCGAGGTGCCGCCCAAGGTCGAGTATCGCCTGACCCGCAAGGGCAAGAGCTTCGTGCCGGTCGTCGCCGCGATCCGCGAGTGGGGCGAGCGCAATCTCGGCGACGTGGCGGCGCTGGCGGACGCCGCCGAATAG
- a CDS encoding PHB depolymerase family esterase, which yields MLLAKNVALLKHLPKVDGLRLAELGRSADVSSPLEEVTGFGDNPGNLRMFAFVPAQLQKPRALVVVLHGCGQTAAAYDLGAGWSTLAQHYGFALVMPEQQRINNGNTCFNWFNPEDTARDSGEARSIREMVAHVVQAHRIDPRRVFITGLSAGGGMTSVMLATYPEVFAAGAVIAGLPYGIASNLREALDGMFHSPARPERELGDFVRRASNHRGPWPKVSVWHGSADRTVNPGNANEIVKQWLDLHDLPAAPMAETIVDGYPRQAWWNKDGETLVESYAITDMAHGTPLGLADNDQRYGVEGAFLIEAGISSSYHIAKFFGLTGWIADAAGKKVEARPATSKPALPPAPHLARSIRAAVAEEPAEPKRAEARGFDLGQIITRALTAAGLMK from the coding sequence AATGTCGCTCTCTTGAAACATCTGCCGAAGGTGGATGGTCTGCGCCTTGCCGAGCTCGGCCGGAGCGCGGATGTGTCCAGCCCTCTGGAAGAGGTCACGGGCTTCGGCGACAATCCCGGAAATTTGCGCATGTTCGCGTTCGTGCCGGCGCAACTCCAGAAGCCGCGCGCGCTCGTCGTCGTGCTGCATGGCTGCGGCCAGACTGCAGCTGCTTACGATCTCGGCGCGGGCTGGTCGACGCTGGCGCAGCATTATGGCTTCGCGCTAGTGATGCCCGAGCAGCAGCGCATCAACAACGGCAACACCTGCTTCAACTGGTTCAATCCGGAAGACACTGCGCGCGACAGCGGCGAGGCGCGTTCGATCCGCGAGATGGTCGCGCATGTGGTGCAGGCGCATCGCATCGATCCCAGGCGCGTCTTCATCACCGGTCTTTCCGCCGGCGGCGGCATGACATCGGTGATGCTCGCGACCTATCCCGAAGTCTTCGCGGCCGGCGCGGTGATCGCCGGATTGCCCTATGGCATCGCCTCGAATTTGCGCGAGGCGCTGGACGGCATGTTTCATTCACCGGCGCGGCCCGAGCGCGAGCTCGGCGATTTCGTGCGGCGCGCCTCGAACCATCGCGGGCCGTGGCCGAAGGTTTCGGTGTGGCACGGCAGCGCCGACCGCACCGTCAATCCGGGCAATGCCAATGAGATCGTCAAGCAGTGGCTCGATTTGCACGATCTGCCGGCCGCGCCGATGGCGGAGACCATTGTCGATGGCTATCCGCGCCAGGCCTGGTGGAACAAGGACGGCGAAACGCTGGTCGAGTCCTACGCCATCACCGACATGGCGCATGGCACCCCGCTCGGCCTCGCCGACAATGATCAGCGCTACGGCGTCGAAGGCGCTTTCCTGATCGAGGCCGGCATTTCCTCGTCCTACCACATCGCAAAATTCTTCGGCCTGACCGGCTGGATTGCGGATGCGGCCGGAAAGAAGGTCGAGGCCAGGCCTGCGACGTCGAAGCCGGCGCTCCCGCCCGCGCCGCATCTCGCCCGCTCGATCCGCGCCGCAGTCGCCGAAGAGCCGGCCGAGCCGAAGCGCGCGGAGGCTCGCGGCTTCGATCTCGGCCAGATCATCACCCGCGCGCTGACGGCGGCGGGTTTGATGAAGTAA